One window of Arthrobacter oryzae genomic DNA carries:
- a CDS encoding 4'-phosphopantetheinyl transferase family protein, producing the protein MASQLVVRACPPFRVRGQDSTEAVAGLERSARRLLDGAELERARGMVQPARSDFLAGRIAQRLFAAELLGVRAEDLAASYTCPQCGSGAAISHGTPGYTRAGAPVPLLLSLSRAAGWTLLAAVLQPAPKQRLGVDAEDPQLMEFDGFDAVALTPAERQALAPLTGSALLRERARLWARKEAFLKMTGEGLRRAPQTLDVLDRHGVRDLGPAESGLPGHLAAAVAFG; encoded by the coding sequence ATGGCATCACAACTTGTTGTGCGTGCGTGCCCGCCCTTCCGCGTACGCGGACAGGATTCAACCGAGGCAGTGGCCGGCCTGGAACGGAGTGCCCGCCGGCTCCTGGACGGGGCCGAACTGGAGCGCGCCCGTGGCATGGTGCAGCCAGCGCGTTCGGATTTCCTGGCCGGCCGGATTGCCCAGCGACTCTTCGCGGCGGAGCTGCTCGGGGTGCGCGCGGAGGACCTGGCCGCCAGCTACACCTGTCCGCAGTGCGGCAGCGGGGCGGCGATCTCCCATGGCACGCCGGGCTACACCCGGGCAGGGGCGCCGGTGCCCCTTCTGCTGAGCCTGTCCCGGGCCGCCGGCTGGACCCTGCTGGCGGCCGTGCTTCAACCGGCACCGAAGCAGCGGCTGGGTGTTGATGCCGAGGACCCGCAGCTGATGGAATTTGACGGCTTCGACGCGGTGGCGCTGACACCGGCGGAGCGGCAGGCCCTGGCCCCGCTGACCGGGAGCGCCCTGCTGCGAGAGCGAGCCCGGCTGTGGGCGCGGAAGGAAGCCTTCCTGAAGATGACCGGGGAGGGGCTGAGGCGTGCGCCGCAGACCTTGGACGTGCTTGACCGGCACGGCGTCAGGGACCTCGGACCCGCCGAGTCAGGGCTGCCGGGCCATCTGGCCGCCGCCGTCGCATTCGGCTGA
- a CDS encoding M1 family metallopeptidase gives MSFAAPASPGDTRRPGEPSDPPDPYVPGHGTNAYRVTRYELDLDYKLASNKLNGRAVLHAEVERPASAVVLDLTGLRAVKISLNGRRVRRFSQRAEQLVVVPDAALLPGDRFVLDIRYEGNPSPRRGLWGEVGWEELTDGVLVAGQPNGAASWFPCNDHPQHKASYRIAVTTDTNYRAVCNGLLISRKTGSSRETWTYEQAEPMATYLATVQIGRYDVLTLDTTGIPGSVPQHVAVPANLADEARRGLARQPEMMQTFVKSFGPYPFQEYTVVVAEDELEIPLEAQTLSIFGPNHLDTGWESQRLIAHELSHQWFGNSLTVAAWSDIWLHEGFACYAEWIWSESAGVMSVADRAAAAWRKLAALGKDIVVGDPGPELMFDDRVYKRGALALHALRIRCGDLAFFALLHDWAASNHHGSVSTAAFIQTADRVAGIDSEALLHPWLFEEALPALPVR, from the coding sequence ATGAGTTTCGCAGCACCAGCCAGCCCCGGTGATACGCGCCGGCCGGGCGAACCATCGGACCCACCGGATCCCTACGTGCCCGGGCACGGCACGAATGCCTACCGCGTGACACGGTACGAGCTGGACCTGGACTACAAACTCGCCAGCAACAAGCTCAACGGCAGGGCCGTCCTGCACGCCGAGGTGGAACGTCCGGCGTCGGCCGTTGTCCTGGACCTCACGGGACTGCGTGCCGTCAAAATCTCCCTGAACGGCAGAAGGGTGCGGAGATTCAGCCAGCGGGCCGAGCAGCTGGTGGTCGTCCCGGATGCGGCGCTGCTGCCGGGCGACCGTTTCGTGCTGGACATCCGGTATGAGGGGAACCCTTCTCCCCGGCGTGGCCTCTGGGGCGAGGTGGGCTGGGAGGAGCTGACCGACGGCGTCCTGGTGGCGGGCCAGCCCAACGGTGCCGCCTCGTGGTTTCCCTGCAACGACCATCCGCAGCACAAGGCCAGCTACCGCATCGCCGTCACCACGGACACCAACTACCGGGCGGTCTGCAACGGCCTGCTGATCTCCCGTAAAACCGGCTCCAGCCGGGAAACCTGGACGTACGAGCAGGCCGAGCCGATGGCGACGTATCTCGCCACCGTCCAAATCGGCCGGTACGACGTCCTGACCCTGGATACCACCGGGATTCCCGGCAGCGTCCCCCAGCACGTCGCAGTGCCGGCAAACCTGGCCGACGAGGCACGCCGGGGCCTGGCCCGCCAGCCGGAAATGATGCAGACCTTTGTCAAGAGCTTCGGCCCCTATCCCTTCCAGGAGTACACCGTGGTGGTGGCGGAGGACGAGCTCGAAATTCCGCTCGAAGCCCAGACCCTGTCCATCTTCGGGCCCAACCACCTGGATACAGGCTGGGAATCGCAGCGGCTGATCGCACACGAGCTGTCGCACCAGTGGTTCGGCAATTCCTTGACCGTTGCTGCCTGGAGCGACATCTGGCTTCATGAGGGATTCGCGTGCTATGCGGAGTGGATCTGGTCCGAGTCGGCGGGCGTCATGAGCGTTGCGGACCGGGCAGCGGCCGCCTGGCGGAAGCTTGCGGCCCTGGGCAAGGACATTGTCGTCGGGGACCCCGGACCCGAGCTGATGTTCGATGACCGTGTGTACAAGCGCGGGGCCCTGGCGCTGCACGCACTCCGGATCCGGTGCGGCGACCTCGCTTTTTTTGCGCTGCTGCACGACTGGGCCGCCAGCAACCACCATGGATCCGTGTCCACTGCCGCTTTTATCCAGACCGCCGACCGCGTGGCGGGCATCGATTCAGAAGCGCTGCTCCATCCCTGGCTGTTCGAAGAGGCGCTGCCGGCCCTGCCCGTCCGGTAG
- a CDS encoding Pls/PosA family non-ribosomal peptide synthetase gives MPLEGRPVLPGIRDIHAPQLAGAAAAPPERTLIDILEETARKYPEASALDDGHRRLSYTQLMAEVRATARELHLAGLGAGDKIGVRIPSGTNRLYVSILAVLLIGAAYVPVDADDPDERAKLVFSEARVGAILKGAGEIVTDSKRPRPFPAPRKPQADDDSWVIFTSGSTGTPKGVAVQHRSSAAFVDAEARLFLQDEPIGTQDRVLAGLSVAFDASCEEMWLAWRYGACLVPAPRSLVRTGMDLGPWLISHGITVVSTVPTLAALWPAEALENVRLLIFGGEACPPELAERLAVDGREVWNTYGPTEATVVACAAPLGAPGPVRIGLPLDGWDLAVVDPAGVPVDEGQVGELIIGGVGLARYLDPAKDAEKYAPMPSLGWPRAYRSGDLVRYEAAGLVFMGRADEQVKLGGRRIELGEIDAALQALPDVAGAAAAVRTTAAGNQILVGYLAAAGTADIDLTAARELLGASLPAALIPLLTVVESLPTKTSGKVDRHSLPWPLAGAGAADADNAPLNLPDDARWIVEQWGSVLGTPASSLDADFFAHGGGSLAAAQLVSALRVRYPTITVADIYATPRVGALIDAARQSLPEGVAGPAPEREVRPTALKSQVFQTLMGVPLHILVGMRWLTYVMAANNLLAAFAGFSAAPVVSWWWVAASWLVFVSPAGRMALSVLAARTLLRRVVPGTYPRSGKVHLRLWLAEQIQDLSGAISLASAPWVPYYAKALGAKIGNDVQLHSLPPVTGMLSLGRGSNIEPEVDLSGWWIDGDTVHIGQVHVGAGATVGARSTLMPGASIGAGAQVEPGSAVLGKVKAGQLVSGSPAERIGKARQAWPDTPPAHALIGRLWFAAFAAASAVLATLPYLSAAAGAFVIFLFIRGSESLSAALPQVLASLPLAALTWFLTNLLLILATTRLLGTGLKEGYFRVRSRIGWQVWATERVLDLARDVLFPIYASLFTPVWLRLLGAKVGKNVEASTVLLLPKMTTVGEGAFLADDTMVASYELGGGWMRIAPAKIGKRSFLGNSGMTGAGRSVPKNSLVAVLSATPAKAKSGTSWLGSPPVRLRRTAIATDNTLTFQPARRLKLARAIWELCRFIPVVLTVGLAAGVMLAFDRIASAWGYGIAALLGGIVVLVAGAVAAASAVVAKWLLVGRIRPGEHALWSSFIWRNEVVDTFIEMVSAPWFARSASGTPALVWWLRGLGAKIGRGTWCESYWLPEADLVTLGESSTVNRGCVVQTHLFHDRIMSIDTVTLEDGATMGPHGVILPRARIARGGTVGPASLVMRGETVPAGTYWMGNPVSPWAGPAVRAPRLK, from the coding sequence ATCCCCTTGGAAGGACGTCCTGTACTTCCCGGCATCCGGGACATCCATGCGCCGCAGCTGGCCGGCGCCGCCGCGGCACCGCCGGAGCGTACGCTGATCGACATCCTGGAGGAGACGGCCCGGAAGTACCCCGAAGCCTCGGCCCTGGACGACGGCCACCGGCGCCTGAGCTACACGCAGCTGATGGCCGAGGTCAGGGCCACCGCGCGCGAGCTGCATCTGGCGGGCCTCGGCGCCGGGGACAAGATCGGCGTACGCATACCCTCCGGCACCAACCGGCTCTACGTGTCGATCCTGGCCGTCCTGCTGATCGGGGCGGCGTACGTTCCGGTGGACGCCGACGACCCCGACGAACGCGCCAAGCTGGTGTTCAGCGAAGCCCGCGTCGGCGCCATCCTCAAGGGCGCCGGCGAGATCGTCACGGACAGCAAGCGGCCCCGGCCGTTCCCGGCCCCGCGCAAGCCGCAGGCCGACGACGACTCCTGGGTCATCTTCACGTCCGGCTCCACGGGCACGCCCAAGGGCGTCGCCGTCCAGCACCGCTCCTCTGCCGCATTCGTTGATGCCGAAGCCCGGCTCTTCCTGCAGGACGAACCCATCGGCACCCAGGACCGCGTGCTCGCGGGGCTCTCGGTGGCTTTCGACGCATCCTGCGAGGAGATGTGGCTGGCCTGGCGCTACGGAGCCTGCCTGGTTCCCGCTCCGCGGTCGCTGGTCCGGACCGGCATGGATCTCGGCCCGTGGCTGATCAGCCACGGGATCACCGTGGTTTCCACCGTGCCCACCCTCGCGGCCCTGTGGCCGGCGGAAGCGCTGGAAAACGTGAGGCTGCTGATTTTCGGCGGCGAGGCCTGCCCTCCGGAGCTCGCGGAACGCCTCGCGGTCGACGGCAGGGAAGTCTGGAACACCTACGGGCCCACGGAAGCAACCGTGGTGGCCTGCGCGGCGCCGCTGGGCGCGCCCGGCCCCGTCCGGATCGGCCTGCCGCTGGACGGCTGGGACCTGGCAGTGGTTGACCCCGCCGGCGTTCCCGTGGACGAGGGCCAGGTGGGCGAGCTCATCATCGGCGGCGTGGGGCTGGCCCGGTACCTCGACCCCGCCAAGGACGCTGAAAAGTATGCGCCCATGCCGTCCCTCGGCTGGCCCCGGGCCTACCGTTCCGGTGACCTGGTCCGTTACGAGGCAGCCGGGCTCGTCTTCATGGGCCGGGCCGATGAACAGGTGAAGCTCGGTGGCCGGCGGATCGAACTCGGAGAGATCGACGCCGCCCTGCAGGCGTTGCCTGACGTTGCGGGAGCGGCGGCGGCCGTCCGTACGACGGCGGCCGGGAACCAGATCCTTGTCGGTTACCTTGCCGCCGCGGGCACAGCGGACATCGATCTCACCGCTGCCAGGGAGCTGCTGGGCGCCAGCCTCCCGGCGGCCCTCATCCCGCTCCTGACCGTTGTGGAATCATTGCCCACCAAGACGAGCGGAAAGGTGGACCGGCACTCCCTGCCCTGGCCGCTGGCCGGTGCGGGGGCTGCAGATGCGGACAACGCCCCGTTGAACCTGCCGGATGACGCACGCTGGATCGTGGAGCAGTGGGGCAGCGTGCTGGGGACACCGGCGTCGAGCCTTGACGCGGACTTCTTTGCCCATGGCGGCGGGTCCCTGGCAGCCGCGCAGCTCGTGTCGGCACTGCGTGTGCGCTACCCCACCATTACGGTGGCCGACATCTATGCCACGCCCAGAGTGGGGGCGCTCATCGATGCCGCCCGGCAATCCCTGCCCGAAGGCGTAGCCGGGCCGGCACCGGAACGGGAGGTGCGCCCCACAGCCCTGAAATCGCAGGTCTTCCAGACCCTGATGGGGGTCCCCCTGCACATCCTGGTGGGGATGCGCTGGCTCACCTACGTAATGGCGGCCAACAATCTCCTGGCCGCCTTTGCCGGGTTCTCGGCGGCTCCTGTCGTTTCCTGGTGGTGGGTGGCTGCCTCATGGCTTGTTTTCGTGAGCCCGGCCGGCCGGATGGCCCTGTCCGTCCTTGCCGCCAGGACACTGCTCCGGCGGGTGGTCCCCGGGACCTACCCCAGGTCCGGAAAGGTCCACCTTCGGCTGTGGCTGGCTGAACAGATCCAGGATTTGTCGGGTGCCATCAGCCTGGCAAGCGCCCCGTGGGTTCCGTACTATGCGAAAGCGCTCGGGGCGAAGATCGGAAACGACGTCCAGCTGCACTCGCTGCCGCCGGTCACCGGAATGCTTTCGCTGGGCCGCGGCAGCAACATCGAACCCGAAGTGGACCTCTCCGGCTGGTGGATAGACGGGGACACTGTCCACATCGGCCAAGTGCATGTGGGCGCCGGCGCGACGGTCGGGGCCCGCAGTACGCTCATGCCAGGGGCCAGTATTGGTGCCGGAGCGCAGGTGGAACCGGGGTCAGCGGTCCTCGGCAAGGTGAAGGCCGGGCAACTGGTGTCCGGTTCCCCCGCCGAGCGGATCGGCAAGGCACGGCAGGCATGGCCGGATACGCCGCCGGCGCATGCGCTGATCGGGCGGCTCTGGTTCGCTGCCTTTGCCGCAGCGTCCGCTGTACTGGCCACCCTTCCGTACCTCTCCGCTGCCGCCGGGGCATTCGTCATTTTCCTGTTCATCCGCGGCAGCGAATCGCTTTCGGCCGCCCTCCCCCAGGTTCTTGCCTCGCTGCCGCTGGCGGCCCTGACGTGGTTCCTGACCAACCTCCTGCTGATCCTTGCCACCACCCGGTTGCTGGGCACCGGACTCAAGGAAGGCTACTTCAGGGTGCGGAGCCGGATCGGCTGGCAGGTCTGGGCAACCGAACGGGTGCTGGACCTGGCCCGGGATGTACTCTTCCCGATCTACGCCAGCCTGTTCACGCCGGTCTGGCTGCGGCTGCTGGGAGCCAAGGTGGGCAAGAACGTGGAAGCTTCCACCGTCCTCCTCCTTCCCAAGATGACAACCGTCGGCGAAGGCGCCTTCCTCGCGGACGACACGATGGTGGCCTCCTATGAACTGGGGGGCGGGTGGATGCGGATTGCCCCCGCGAAGATCGGCAAACGTTCCTTCCTGGGCAATTCAGGAATGACGGGAGCCGGACGAAGCGTGCCCAAGAACTCGCTGGTGGCCGTCCTCTCCGCCACCCCGGCCAAGGCAAAATCCGGCACGTCCTGGCTGGGCAGCCCTCCGGTCCGCCTGCGGCGCACGGCAATCGCCACAGACAACACCCTGACTTTCCAGCCGGCCCGGCGGCTGAAGCTGGCCCGCGCCATCTGGGAGCTGTGCCGGTTCATCCCGGTGGTGCTCACGGTTGGCCTCGCCGCCGGCGTGATGCTCGCGTTCGACCGGATCGCCTCGGCGTGGGGTTACGGGATCGCCGCACTCCTGGGCGGCATCGTGGTCCTTGTGGCCGGAGCTGTGGCCGCCGCCAGCGCTGTGGTGGCCAAGTGGCTGCTGGTGGGCAGGATCAGGCCGGGTGAACATGCCTTGTGGAGTTCCTTCATCTGGCGCAACGAGGTGGTGGATACATTCATCGAAATGGTGAGCGCGCCATGGTTTGCCCGATCCGCCTCGGGCACGCCGGCGCTGGTCTGGTGGCTGCGGGGCCTGGGCGCAAAGATTGGCCGCGGCACGTGGTGCGAGAGCTACTGGCTGCCCGAAGCAGACCTGGTCACCCTGGGCGAGAGCTCTACGGTCAACAGGGGCTGCGTGGTCCAGACCCACCTGTTCCACGACCGGATCATGAGCATCGACACTGTTACCCTCGAAGACGGAGCCACCATGGGACCACACGGGGTCATCCTTCCGCGGGCACGCATCGCGAGGGGCGGAACGGTGGGCCCGGCGTCCTTGGTCATGCGCGGGGAAACTGTCCCTGCCGGGACATACTGGATGGGCAACCCGGTCAGCCCCTGGGCAGGCCCGGCAGTGCGGGCTCCGCGGCTAAAGTAA
- a CDS encoding quinone oxidoreductase family protein, producing the protein MMHAIVARQAGGPDVLELAEVQRPVPGRGQLLVKVSATGVNFIDTYKRSGTYKVQYPFTPGSEAAGTVEEVGEGVSVYSPGDRVATAEGTNCYAGYILVDEDKALPVPRGVDDFTAAALPLQGITAHYLINSSFRVEPGHTVLLHAGAGGVGLLAIQLLKAKGVRVITTVSTDDKAKLAREAGADHVIRYDGFSAKVRELTDGTGADAVFDGVGKDTFDGSLAALRVRGTLVLFGAASGPVPPFDPQRLNAGGSLYLTRPTINHFLRNAQERRWRSDEIFAAAANGSLKVRIGGRYDLAHAARAHDDLEQRRTTGKIVLVP; encoded by the coding sequence ATGATGCACGCAATCGTCGCCCGCCAGGCCGGCGGGCCGGACGTCCTGGAGCTCGCCGAAGTTCAGCGTCCGGTACCTGGCCGAGGCCAGCTCCTGGTCAAGGTGTCCGCCACAGGCGTGAACTTCATCGACACGTACAAGCGCAGCGGTACGTACAAAGTCCAGTACCCCTTCACCCCGGGCTCCGAAGCCGCAGGTACGGTCGAGGAGGTCGGCGAGGGCGTGTCGGTCTACTCCCCCGGCGACCGGGTGGCCACCGCTGAAGGGACCAACTGCTACGCCGGCTACATCCTGGTAGACGAGGACAAGGCCCTTCCGGTCCCCCGCGGCGTGGACGATTTCACGGCAGCGGCCCTTCCCCTTCAAGGGATTACCGCGCATTACCTGATCAACTCCTCGTTCCGGGTGGAACCGGGCCACACAGTCCTGCTCCACGCCGGCGCCGGCGGCGTGGGCCTGCTGGCGATCCAGCTGCTCAAGGCGAAGGGCGTCAGGGTCATCACCACCGTCTCCACCGACGACAAGGCGAAGCTGGCCCGCGAAGCCGGAGCCGACCATGTCATCCGCTACGACGGGTTCTCCGCCAAAGTCCGGGAACTGACCGACGGGACCGGCGCGGATGCAGTGTTCGACGGCGTGGGGAAGGACACCTTCGACGGTTCCCTCGCCGCCCTCCGTGTGCGCGGCACGCTGGTTCTCTTCGGCGCCGCCTCCGGACCGGTTCCGCCGTTCGATCCGCAACGGCTTAATGCCGGCGGCTCGCTGTACCTGACCCGGCCGACCATAAACCACTTCCTGCGCAACGCCCAGGAACGCCGCTGGCGCTCGGATGAAATCTTCGCAGCAGCGGCCAACGGCAGCCTCAAGGTCCGGATCGGCGGCCGCTATGACCTTGCGCACGCAGCCCGGGCGCACGACGACCTGGAACAGCGCCGCACCACCGGCAAGATCGTCCTCGTACCGTGA
- a CDS encoding fatty acid desaturase family protein, whose product MTPTTTAERPQSRVRQPNAVVLSYSELLKTVKAAGLLERRVGFYVTVFSVLVLLMTATWFGFALIGDSWFQLLIAAALGVICTQLSFLAHEAGHRQIFASRRANDWAARLLATSVAGMSYSWWEQKHGAHHNHPNVISKDPDIAPGPIAFHTEAVADRQGRFAFLTRKQGWFFFPLLFLVGLGLQIDSVKFVFRRAKVTHRWVELPILLARLSLLPVLTFTFLPWGMALAFIGVQLAVFGFYMGASFAPNHKGMPVLPADSRVDFFSRQVLTSRNISGGRFMDILMGGLNRQAEHHLFPDMARPQLDKAAVIVREFCAKHQVPYTETTLLQSYGIIVRYLNDVGLSAGRHFECPMATVTRRY is encoded by the coding sequence ATGACCCCCACCACTACTGCGGAGCGCCCCCAGTCGCGTGTCCGGCAACCCAACGCCGTCGTCCTGAGCTATTCCGAGCTCCTCAAGACCGTGAAGGCTGCGGGCCTGCTCGAACGCCGGGTCGGTTTCTACGTCACGGTCTTCTCCGTCCTGGTGCTCCTGATGACCGCAACCTGGTTCGGCTTCGCGCTCATCGGTGACAGCTGGTTCCAGCTTCTCATCGCCGCTGCGCTGGGCGTCATCTGCACCCAGTTGAGCTTCCTGGCCCACGAAGCCGGACACCGGCAGATCTTCGCCTCCCGGCGCGCCAACGACTGGGCCGCCCGGCTGCTGGCCACGTCCGTCGCCGGCATGAGCTACTCCTGGTGGGAGCAGAAGCACGGCGCCCACCACAACCACCCGAACGTCATTTCCAAGGATCCTGACATCGCTCCCGGGCCCATCGCGTTCCACACCGAGGCGGTTGCCGACCGGCAGGGCCGGTTCGCCTTCCTGACCCGGAAGCAGGGCTGGTTTTTCTTCCCGCTGCTGTTCCTGGTGGGGCTCGGCCTGCAGATCGATTCGGTCAAGTTCGTCTTCCGCCGCGCAAAGGTCACGCACCGCTGGGTTGAACTCCCGATCCTCCTGGCCCGCCTGAGCCTGTTGCCGGTCCTCACCTTCACGTTCCTGCCATGGGGCATGGCACTGGCGTTCATCGGCGTCCAGCTCGCCGTCTTCGGCTTCTACATGGGCGCTTCCTTCGCCCCGAACCACAAGGGCATGCCGGTCCTGCCCGCCGACAGCCGCGTGGACTTCTTCAGCCGCCAGGTCCTGACCTCCCGGAACATCTCCGGCGGCCGTTTCATGGACATCCTGATGGGCGGCCTGAACCGCCAGGCCGAACACCACCTCTTCCCGGACATGGCCCGCCCGCAGCTGGACAAGGCCGCCGTGATCGTCCGGGAGTTTTGCGCCAAGCACCAGGTCCCCTACACGGAAACCACCCTGCTGCAGTCCTATGGCATCATCGTCCGCTACCTCAACGACGTGGGCCTCTCCGCCGGGCGGCACTTCGAGTGCCCCATGGCCACGGTTACCCGCCGCTACTAG
- the argC gene encoding N-acetyl-gamma-glutamyl-phosphate reductase has protein sequence MTISVAVSGASGYAGGEVLRLLAGHPDVTIGAITAHSNAGSRLGELQPHLHGLASRILEDTTVENLSGHDVVFLALPHGASAEIAAQLPDGTVVIDAGADHRLEDPAAWEKFYGSAHAGTWPYGLPELPGQREKLKGAKRIAVPGCYPTSSLLALTPGFAGNLLQPDDVVIVSASGTSGAGKAAKVNLIGSEVMGSMSPYGVGGGHRHTPEIEQGLGNAAGEAVTVSFTPTLAPMSRGILTTATARVKPGVTAAELRTAWEEAYDDEPFVHLLPEGQWPATKSVQGSNHAVMQLAFDAHTGRVIVTCAIDNLTKGTAGGAVQSMNIALGLTETAGLNLQGVAP, from the coding sequence ATGACTATTTCTGTTGCCGTTTCCGGTGCCAGCGGTTACGCCGGCGGTGAGGTGCTTCGCCTTCTGGCCGGGCACCCCGACGTCACTATCGGCGCCATCACAGCACACAGCAACGCCGGTTCCAGACTAGGCGAATTGCAGCCGCATCTCCATGGTTTGGCCAGCCGCATCCTTGAAGACACCACGGTGGAAAACCTTTCCGGCCACGACGTGGTGTTCCTGGCGCTCCCGCATGGAGCGTCCGCGGAGATCGCGGCGCAGTTGCCCGACGGCACGGTCGTGATCGACGCCGGTGCCGACCACCGCCTCGAAGACCCCGCCGCCTGGGAAAAGTTCTACGGGTCCGCACACGCCGGAACCTGGCCCTACGGGCTCCCTGAACTGCCGGGACAGCGGGAAAAGCTGAAGGGCGCCAAGCGGATCGCAGTACCGGGCTGCTACCCGACGTCGTCCCTGCTGGCCCTGACGCCCGGGTTCGCCGGAAATCTCCTCCAGCCCGACGACGTCGTGATTGTCTCTGCCTCAGGCACCTCGGGTGCCGGGAAAGCCGCAAAGGTGAACCTCATCGGCTCCGAAGTCATGGGGTCGATGAGCCCCTACGGCGTCGGCGGCGGCCATCGGCACACCCCCGAGATCGAGCAGGGGCTGGGGAACGCGGCGGGGGAGGCCGTGACGGTCTCCTTCACACCCACGCTCGCGCCGATGAGCCGCGGCATCCTCACCACGGCCACCGCGCGGGTGAAGCCCGGCGTCACGGCGGCAGAGCTGCGCACTGCCTGGGAAGAGGCCTACGACGACGAGCCGTTCGTCCACCTGCTCCCCGAGGGCCAGTGGCCGGCCACCAAGTCCGTGCAGGGTTCCAACCATGCCGTGATGCAGCTGGCCTTCGATGCGCACACCGGCCGCGTTATCGTCACCTGCGCCATCGACAACCTGACCAAGGGGACGGCCGGCGGCGCCGTGCAGTCCATGAACATTGCCCTTGGCCTGACGGAAACCGCCGGCCTCAACCTGCAGGGAGTTGCCCCGTGA
- the argJ gene encoding bifunctional glutamate N-acetyltransferase/amino-acid acetyltransferase ArgJ: MTVTAPKGFRAAGVKAGLKASGNPDLALVVNDGPSKAAAAVFTSNRVAAAPVHWSREVVKDGRVDAVILNSGGANACTGPQGFQNTHTTAEKTAEALGVSATDIFVCSTGLIGEQLPMDKIIPGIGAAKAALSADGGPVAATAIMTTDSVSKEAVFTGKDAEGHEYTIGGMAKGAGMLAPGLATMLVVLTTDADVQPEMLDVVLRDATRVTFDRTDSDGCMSTNDTVVLLASGASGVVPSATDFGAGVTQVCAELARKLIGDAEGASHDIAIRTFNAASEKDAEIVSRAVARSNLFKAAIFGKDPNWGRVLSAVGTTDAAFEPDQLNVSMNGVQICRNGSIGEDRSLVDLEPREVLVEIDLQAGETEATIWTNDLTHDYVHENSAYSS; encoded by the coding sequence GTGACCGTTACTGCCCCCAAGGGCTTCCGCGCCGCCGGCGTCAAAGCCGGCCTGAAGGCGTCCGGGAACCCCGACCTTGCCCTGGTAGTCAACGACGGCCCGTCCAAAGCCGCAGCCGCGGTGTTCACGTCGAACCGGGTGGCAGCGGCCCCCGTGCACTGGTCCCGCGAGGTGGTGAAGGACGGCCGGGTGGACGCAGTGATCCTCAACTCCGGCGGCGCCAACGCCTGCACCGGCCCGCAAGGCTTCCAGAACACGCACACCACCGCCGAAAAGACCGCCGAAGCGCTGGGCGTCTCAGCCACTGACATCTTCGTCTGCTCCACCGGCCTGATCGGCGAGCAGCTGCCCATGGACAAAATCATCCCGGGCATCGGCGCTGCCAAAGCCGCCCTCAGCGCAGACGGCGGGCCCGTGGCCGCCACGGCCATCATGACCACCGATTCCGTGTCCAAGGAAGCAGTGTTCACCGGGAAGGACGCCGAAGGCCACGAGTACACCATCGGCGGCATGGCCAAGGGCGCCGGCATGCTGGCCCCCGGGCTGGCCACCATGCTGGTGGTTCTCACCACCGACGCGGACGTCCAGCCGGAAATGCTCGACGTCGTGCTCCGCGACGCCACCCGGGTCACCTTTGACCGGACGGACTCGGATGGCTGCATGTCCACCAATGACACCGTGGTGCTGCTGGCCTCGGGCGCGTCGGGTGTTGTGCCGTCGGCAACGGACTTCGGTGCCGGGGTGACCCAGGTCTGCGCCGAACTGGCCCGCAAGCTGATCGGCGACGCCGAGGGCGCCAGCCACGACATCGCCATCCGCACGTTCAACGCGGCCAGCGAGAAGGACGCGGAGATCGTGAGCAGGGCCGTGGCCCGCTCCAACCTGTTCAAGGCCGCCATCTTCGGCAAGGACCCCAACTGGGGCCGGGTGCTTTCCGCCGTGGGCACCACTGATGCCGCGTTCGAGCCGGACCAGCTGAACGTTTCCATGAACGGCGTGCAGATCTGCCGTAACGGCAGCATCGGCGAGGACCGCAGCCTGGTGGACCTTGAGCCCCGCGAGGTCCTCGTCGAGATCGATCTGCAGGCCGGAGAGACCGAAGCCACGATCTGGACCAACGACCTCACGCACGACTACGTCCACGAAAACAGCGCCTACTCAAGCTAG